The following are encoded in a window of Primulina eburnea isolate SZY01 chromosome 4, ASM2296580v1, whole genome shotgun sequence genomic DNA:
- the LOC140829568 gene encoding uncharacterized protein, with protein MNFLIWNVRGLRSSESQQRLHAHVKEKRVKILAILEPMIDLDVRFMTRRFGFSRVISNSSGHIWVFFAEDVMVECLLDHTQFLHFRVSASFLPTTVFCSFVYAKCDYIEHRQLWTSLLQVKPDQGPWLVGGDFNVVRNSSECLGSLGGRLLPMEEFNHFILDSGLVDAGFEGSSFTWTNKTIWKRLDRVFVSVDWGDHFHSIRVEHLIRTVSDHCPLFVSVPVFASGPSSFRFQSMWLRHHGFLQTVRLNWNLPCHLNGMHRLFVKLKHLKSHLKWWNKSVFGDLFAKLAEVEQDVRVAEAVCEADPSDLHWTILSNCNADLARVTAMEADFWRQKAACRWLEDVWGRLFSKPAYWGSFCASCPDFSDFPLVISDSENANIAAPPSLEEVRATVFSIHRDSVAGPDCFSSAFFQHCWEIVHQDVLDAVVDFFRGSPMPQGFTATTITLIPKVMGAQAWSDFRPISLCNVTNKIISKLLYSRLKVVAERLVSWNQSGFVPGRVISDNILLAQELTHSLSLPTRGGNVILKLDMAKAYDRVQWSFLLDVLRHYGFSEKVVSMISACISHCQFSVNINGSLTGFFGSTRGLRQGDPLSPLLFILGAEYLSRGLDRLYRHHPAIRYRSGCDLLISHLAYADDIIIFANGGNREMNSLMEFLHHYENCSGQLVNAIKSVILLPPRCSGRSRSRLLRITGFGEGHFPIKYLGVPLFRGNRVCSLFDPLVQMVRKKLEGWELKTLSPGSRMTLLRSVLLSVPIYMFQVVQPPLAVMERLENVFNGFLWGSRSLDKKWHWARWSRACLPVSEGGLGFRRLKDIVESFSIKLWFRFRQGSSLWAKFMMRKYCQLVHPASVSSAGFISPTWRRLLKIRPRAESGIRWRLGMGDVNFWDDIWCGDVPLSSQVLVRGDRGVCVSHFLSDGVWDFDLLCSVVPPSVAETITLIPIASGEPDLAIWVHSSDGVFSLKSAWELVRLRDQVSDIFTPCWGSWMRPTMSFFLWRFWHQWLPVDDVLQRRGFELASKCQCCEMPETFTHIFIDSPLARSVWHYFGAVFHVRIPLTSDFRLFLSAWKRHPGWTPRGHVKEFLPFIILWFLWTARNDAKHRHLHISGETVKSQILSYLRLAHAASTVKPMHWRGVLQAARTLGIFVELRRVHRMAIVCWLRPPFECFKLNVDGSSRGSPGASTVGGVVRDSSGHVVVSFSEFIGVGTNVRAELWAIWRGLLISSDLHLFPLWIETDSWISILLLRSRRCCWDLEHLVTRTLLLMRGRSVHLSHIYREGNSVAWVQTLAHDVCIIVCSEWASALFLLVLSFGTFMVPGGRLLLVLLGRRINFCRDVCWMSWWIHGVLSTGSSGFYAMFVRLLLHGIELSVLLIQMLDILCSAGIVIYILLSDRHCIVTSWPEFLLTSGFGTVASYQIIFTLPDWTLQDDSSGMNAFAWTLRSSRRYHFVFFSMWLIALLVFY; from the exons atgaattttctcatatggaATGTCAGGGGGCTCCGGAGCTCGGAGTCTCAACAAAGGCTTCACGCCCATGTTAAAGAAAAGAGAGTCAAGATCTTGGCTATTTTGGAACCCATGATTGATCTGGATGTTCGGTTTATGACTCGTCGTTTTGGTTTTTCTCGAGTTATATCGAACTCCTCGGGTCATATCTGGGTTTTCTTTGCTGAGGATGTGATGGTTGAGTGTCTCCTTGATCACACTCAATTCCTTCACTTCCGGGTTTCTGCTAGTTTTTTGCCGACCACTGTGTTTTGCTCCTTTGTTTATGCTAAGTGTGACTACATTGAGCACAGACAGCTGTGGACTTCTTTGCTTCAGGTTAAGCCTGATCAGGGTCCTTGGCTTGTTGGTGGCGACTTTAATGTGGTTAGAAATTCGTCGGAGTGTTTGGGTTCTTTGGGTGGGCGTTTACTTCCCATGGAagaatttaatcattttattttggATTCTGGGTTAGTGGATGCTGGTTTTGAGGGGTCTTCGTTCACGTGGACGAACAAGACCATTTGGAAGCGCCTTGATCGGGTTTTTGTGTCTGTTGATTGGGGTGACCATTTTCATTCTATTCGTGTGGAGCACCTCATTCGTACAGTCTCTGATCATTGTCCTCTTTTTGTGTCAGTCCCGGTTTTTGCTAGTGGGCCGAGTTCTTTTCGCTTTCAGAGCATGTGGCTCAGGCACCATGGTTTTTTGCAGACGGTGCGGCTTAATTGGAATTTGCCGTGTCATCTGAACGGCATGCACCGTCTTTTTGTGAAATTGAAGCACCTCAAGAGCCATCTGAAGTGGTGGAATAAGAGTGTTTTTGGTGATCTTTTTGCCAAACTTGCTGAGGTGGAGCAGGATGTCCGGGTTGCTGAGGCAGTTTGCGAGGCTGACCCTTCGGATTTGCATTGGACTATTTTGTCCAATTGCAATGCCGATCTTGCTCGAGTTACCGccatggaggcggatttttggCGGCAAAAAGCCGCTTGTAGGTGGTTAGAGGATG TCTGGGGCCGCCTTTTTTCGAAACCTGCTTATTGGGGATCCTTTTGTGCTTCTTGCCCAGATTTTTCTGATTTCCCCTTGGTGATCTCGGATTCGGAGAACGCCAATATTGCTGCCCCCCCTTCTTTGGAGGAGGTGCGGGCGACTGTTTTCTCCATACATCGTGATAGTGTGGCGGGGCCTGATTGTTTCTCTTCGGCCTTCTTTCAGCATTGCTGGGAGATTGTCCATCAGGATGTTTTGGATGCGGTGGTTGATTTCTTTCGGGGTAGTCCCATGCCACAGGGGTTTACTGCCACCACGATCACATTGATTCCCAAAGTCATGGGTGCTCAGGCTTGGTCGGACTTTCGTCCTATCAGCTTGTGTAATGTGACCAATAAGATCATTTCCAAACTTTTATATTCTCGACTGAAGGTGGTGGCGGAGAGGCTTGTTTCGTGGAATCAGAGTGGTTTTGTTCCAGGGAGGGTGATTTCGGATAATATCCTTCTTGCTCAAGAGCTTACTCATAGTCTTTCTCTCCCCACCCGTGGTGGCAATGTTATTTTGAAATTGGATATGGCCAAAGCCTATGATAGGGTCCAATGGTCTTTTCTGTTGGATGTTTTGAGGCATTATGGCTTTTCAGAGAAGGTAGTGTCGATGATATCTGCCTGCATCTCTCATTGCCAATTTTCAGTTAATATCAATGGTTCACTCACTGGATTCTTTGGATCCACTAGGGGTCTCCGGCAGGGCGACCCTTTGTCCCCACTTCTTTTCATTCTCGGGGCTGAGTACCTTTCGCGTGGTCTTGATCGTCTTTATCGTCATCATCCTGCGATTAGGTACCGATCTGGTTGTGATCTCCTTATTTCCCACCTGGCCTATGCTGATGATATCATTATTTTTGCCAATGGTGGGAACCGTGAGATGAACAGTCTCATGGAATTTTTGCATCACTATGAAAACTGCTCGGGGCAGTTGGTGAATGCTATTAAGAGCGTTATTCTTTTGCCTCCGAGGTGTTCTGGTCGTTCACGTTCCCGTCTCCTTCGTATCACTGGGTTTGGGGAGGGTCATTTTCCTATCAAATACCTCGGAGTTCCTTTGTTTCGTGGGAATAGAGTTTGCTCTCTTTTTGATCCCCTGGTGCAGATGGTGCGTAAGAAATTGGAGGGTTGGGAGCTTAAAACTCTTTCCCCGGGGAGCCGTATGACCCTCCTTAGGAGTGTTCTCCTTTCGGTTCCCATTTACATGTTCCAGGTAGTCCAGCCACCTCTGGCAGTTATGGAGAGGCTTGAAAATGTTTTCAATGGTTTCCTGTGGGGATCCAGATCCTTGGATAAGAAATGGCATTGGGCGAGGTGGTCTCGTGCATGTCTTCCTGTCTCTGAAGGGGGTCTTGGATTTCGCAGGCTCAAAGATATTGTGGAAAGCTTCTCCATTAAATTATGGTTTCGTTTTCGTCAAGGTTCATCTCTATGGGCCAAATTCATGATGAGAAAATACTGCCAGTTGGTGCATCCAGCTTCTGTTTCATCTGCTGGGttcatttctcccacttggcgtCGTTTGCTTAAGATTAGGCCTCGTGCTGAATCTGGCATTCGATGGAGACTTGGGATGGGAGATGTTAATTTTTGGGATGACATTTGGTGTGGGGATGTTCCCTTGTCTAGTCAGGTTTTGGTTCGGGGGGATCGAGGTGTCTGTGTTTCTCACTTTCTTTCAGATGGAGTTTGGGATTTTGACCTCCTCTGCTCAGTTGTCCCTCCCTCTGTTGCTGAGACTATCACTCTGATCCCTATTGCATCAGGGGAACCCGATTTGGCTATTTGGGTGCATAGCTCTGACGGTGTTTTTTCGCTGAAATCTGCCTGGGAGCTTGTCCGCTTGAGAGACCAAGTTTCTGATATCTTCACTCCTTGCTGGGGCAGTTGGATGAGGCCTACTATGTCTTTCTTCCTCTGGAGGTTTTGGCATCAATGGCTTCCAGTTGACGATGTTCTCCAGCGTCGTGGCTTCGAGCTGGCGTCTAAATGTCAGTGCTGTGAGATGCCTGAGACATTCACGCACATTTTCATTGACAGCCCTCTTGCCAGGTCTGTATGGCATTACTTTGGGGCTGTTTTTCATGTCCGTATTCCCCTTACCAGTGATTTCAGACTCTTTCTCAGTGCTTGGAAGAGGCATCCGGGGTGGACTCCTAGAGGCCACGTGAAGGAGTTTTTGCCTTTCATCATTTTATGGTTTCTCTGGACAGCTAGGAATGATGCGAAACACCGTCATTTGCACATTTCTGGGGAGACTGTTAAGTCTCAGATTTTGTCGTATTTGCGTCTCGCTCATGCTGCATCTACTGTTAAGCCCATGCACTGGCGGGGTGTTTTGCAGGCTGCGAGAACGCTGGGGATTTTTGTTGAGTTGCGTAGGGTTCATAGGATGGCGATTGTTTGTTGGTTGCGGCCGCCGTTCGAGTGTTTTAAATTGAATGTTGATGGGAGTTCTAGAGGTAGTCCTGGGGCTTCTACTGTTGGTGGTGTTGTTCGTGACTCCTCTGGGCATGTGGTGGTTTCTTTCAGCGAGTTCATTGGAGTTGGGACCAATGTCCGGGCAGAATTATGGGCTATTTGGAGGGGTCTTCTCATTTCTTCTGATCTTCATCTCTTCCCTCTTTGGATTGAGACTGACTCTTGGATTTCCATTCTTTTACTTCGTTCTCGTCGGTGCTGCTGGGACCTTGAACATCTTGTTACTCGGACTCTTTTGTTGATGAGGGGGCGATCTGTTCATTTATCGCACATTTACCGGGAAGGGAATTCTGTGGCG TGGGTCCAGACACTTGCACATGATGTGTGTATTATTGTCTGTTCCGAGTGGGCTTCTGCCCTATTTCTGTTGGTGCTTTCCTTTGGCACATTCATGGTTCCTGGCGGCCGTTTACTACTGGTTCTCCTTGGCCGCCGTATCAATTTTTGTAGAGATGTTTGCTGGATGTCATGGTGGATTCATGGGGTGCTTTCTACAGGATCCTCTGGTTTTTATGCCATGTTCGTCAGACTCCTACTTCATGGGATCGAGCTCTCTGTTCTTTTGATTCAGATGCTGGATATCTTGTGTTCTGCCGGGATTGTGATCTATATCTTGCTCAGTGATCGCCATTGTATAGTGACTTCCTGGCCAGAATTTCTTTTGACTAGTGGGTTTGGTACAGTTGCCAGCTACCAGATTATATTTACATTGCCAGATTGGACTCTCCAGGATGATAGCTCCGGGATGAACGCTTTTGCATGGACTCTGCGATCATCTCGCCGTTATCATTTTGTCTTCTTCAGCATGTGGCTCATAGCGCTTCTCGTGTTTTATTAG